The nucleotide sequence TCAGGATTCAGCATTCAGAATTTTTCAAACGGCTGGCTGAATTTGTAGCAGTAGCCATCCAGGTCAGGACAACCCAGTGCAAGAAGGCAGCAGAATGTAGAGCGATGCCCGTGCGCAGCAGGCAGCAGGATGAAGGCAAAATCCCGATAAATTGCACAAGGCATTGTACGGTTATGTCTGCCAACCTGCACTAGAAAGCTCAGAGCCTTGTCCAGCCATCCTTTCTTTCCTATACCCTGTTCCCTGTCCCCTGCTATATAATCTAAATTAACCATAATGTGAAGTTTTGTAACGTGAAAATTTCAGAATTAGAACAGATCTCCGCTCAACTGGAAAGTAAAAGCACCCGCGATCGCATGTTGGCGCTGGTTGCGCTCAGGGACGTGTCGCCCGCTGATGCAGTGCCATTGATTAAGAAAGTTCTCTATGATGAGAGTATTCAAATCCGGTCGATGGCAATTTTTGCCCTGGGACTCAAGCCAACGGAAGAATCTTTTCCACTGCTGCTCAATTTACTGGTCAATGACAAAGACTATGGAGCCAGAGCCGATGCCGCTGGAGCCATGGGTTATTTGTGCGACCCACGCGCATTTGAACCGTTAGTGCGCGCATTTTATGAAGATACCGATTGGCTGGTACGGTTCAGCGCAGCGGTTTCCCTGGGAAACCTGAAAGATCCCCGTGCCTATGATGTGCTGATTAAGGCGCTGGATAGCCAGGAGATTGTGTTGCAGCAGGCGGCGATCGCGGCTCTGGGTGAAATCAAAGCTGTAGAAGCTGTTGACCATATCCTGCGGTTCGCCCAGGCTGAGGACTGGCTGGTACGCCAGCGACTGGCAGAAGCCCTCGGCAACATGCCTACCCCTAAGAGCATTTCGGCGTTGAAGTATTTGAGCAAGGATAGCCACTACCAGGTTGCTGAAGCTGCCAGGCTCTCGCTGCAACAACTGGAGAAGGGTGATGGGTAAAGGGGAATTAACTTCCTCACTTGCCACCGACAAAAGGAGTGCCCCAAAACTCCCAGTTTTCTTTGTTAAAGGGCGATCGCCATTTGTCAATCAAGGCTGACTCAAGCTGCTGGCGATCGCGTGTCTTCACCGGGGCTTGCGCCCAGAAGCCAATATTAACGGATACAGGCAAACCGTGCGGGCGATGCGCCGCAACATAGTTCAAAATATATCGTTTGCAGTCATGCTCACCTTTCCAGCGCATGTTTGATTTTACCGTTTCACCCACATAGAGCAGGATGGGCAACACATAATCAATGACAAAATAAAGCGCTGAAACCCCCTCACCACCTTCCTGCCAGCGCCAGAACTCGATATTTTGCGGTGGTAAGTCAAAGGGATGAATCAGGTCTACCATCTCCCCCACCGTAGGAGCCAGATCAAACAGGGATTTCTGTCTCGCCGTTTCACGGCCAGCCACATGACGTTGATACTGAAAGACCCGCTGTTTCCAGGACTGCAATGCATCCTGGCTGATCGGTAGCTCTGATGGTTTGTGGATGGTGTAACATCCCCGTAACTCTGCGGTTGAAAAGAGGGATGTTTGCTCACCGCCAGTTTGCTCACCGCTAATGGCCAAATCTAACCTCCAATCCGAGGGCTTAAACCGGATTAGGATACCATGTCTGTCTGAAAGTGGCGCAAGGTGTCAATGCTCACCCGTATGCATCCAAAGATCTGCGGTGATTATTGCCATCCTGTTACAGATCATGGTTAGGAACGAGGATTTAACAACCTGTAAAACTCACCACAAAGACATGAAGGAACACAATGTTTCTTAAAGCCTATCCGAAAACTTCCTCAGGCTGGAGTTGAGCTTTGTCCATTGGGGCTTTTCGGATAGGCTTTTAGTGTGCTTTGTGTCTTTTTGGTTGGAGCCAAAACTGGCAGGTTATTTTCGGCAACCTGCACCAGGAGTGATACCAATTTAAATGGGGTTCAGGGCAGATAGGGCATTCAGGATGAAGGAATATCCTGTGATCGAAGCAATAACTTCTGGAGTCAATTGAGCCAGGAGTTGATCGACCTTCGCTTGGAGTTGCTCTAGCGTTTTGAACGAAGCCCACTTCAAATCTGCCTTGAGGTATTCCCACAACCTTTCAATCGGATTTAACTCTGGGCAGTAAGCAGGTTGAAACAATAAAATCACATTCTCTGGCACCACTAAATCTTTACTGCTGTGAAAACGCCCGTTATCCACTTGTAGAATGTTGAGACTATCGGGGTAGGCTTTGGAGAACTCCTCGAGGAACGCTTGATAGCAAGCAGTATCCACATGGGAGAATTGCAAGAAAAACGACTCTCCGGTTGCTGGTTCGACGGCCCCATAGAGCCAAAACGCTTTGAACAACCATAGCCATTGCCCAATCGGTTTGATACCACAAGCAGTAATCAAGCGCCCAATCAGGGTTTTGAGTCCAAAGCGACTTTCATCCTGAGCAAAATAACGGATAGGACGCTCCTCCTGGATGACTTGCCGAGCATACTGGCTCAACAACTCCAGGTCATCTGCAAGGTTTTTTTAAATGATTCGCGCCGTTCACAATCCTGCTTGATATTTTGCGGACGAGCCACTTTCAGCTTCGCTTGGAGGCGATAGCGCGTCATTTGGTATACCGCATGATACTCCGCTTCGACACCCAACTCCTCCGCTAACCACTGTTGCACAGCTCCATAACTGGCAAATCCATGTTCCGAGTTCTTTAATCGCTTAGCCAGTACCTCTTCCGCCCATTGTGGAATCTTGCGGACACCGCCAGACGACACTTTACGTTCCAGCATGGCACTCACCCCACCTTCCCGATACTGCAATAACCATCTCCCTACTGTATTGCGATGTTTCCCGATCGCCTTGGCAATCGCACCAATGCTGGGTGGCTTTTCCTGTTTGAGCCAGTACAGCACTTGCAGGCGTTCCTTGTCCTTTGGTGTTTCCACTTGTTGCAATTGTTGGACTAGCTCATCGAGACTTTCTTTGACTTTAACCGAGGTGACTCCAGCCATTGCAGAGGGAATCTAAACTACCCTCTCAGTCTACTCTATTTGCCCTATATCCAATTTAAATCGGTATGACACGGTCATTCGTTGTGCGCTCAGCAAATGGTGGGCTTGCTCCATACGGTGCGATCGCAGATATACCTTGTCAGGGTATAGTTTTTACTTGTTTAAAGGACTGAAAACGCAAGGTTAACAGTGAATCTAACTCAGGTTTATACGTCGTATGACACTGGTTGAGACAAGCAGTAATCGCCTCCTTAAATGCAGAGAAGTCAGCATAATAAATCGAATATAAGCATTGCTTCTTGACAAACTTCCACAAGCGCTCAATCAAGTTGAGATTGGGAGAATAGACCGTTAGATACAACAACTCAATGTTCAATGATTGAGCCAACTCCATCACAACCGCACACTTCTGATACCGAGCGTTATCCAACACAAGCGTAATCGGAATGTCTAATCCCAGAGCTGCCAGTTTGTGCAGTAATTCACAGACACTTTGAGCGTTGATATAAGTCTCATTGGTGACGGTGATTAACGCATGAGTCACGGCGTTGAGGGCCCCTAAGACATTGAACCGTTGCCTTCCTGCCCCCGACTTGATAAACAAGCGTTCAAAGCACCACAAAAACCCTAAGTAGGCCCCCAGAACAAAATGGGCAGCATCGACAAAGAAGACGGCTCTCTGACCTGCTTTTGCCTCTTGCAGTCGTGGGTCTAGTTTTTTTGACGAACTCCTCCTGCGCTTCTACATCAGCTTTGGCGGGCAACATCCCCACTCGCCGACAACGCATCCCCATCGATTTGAGAAACACCCTCACTTGCTCCCGACTACGGACAATACCAGTCAGTTCTTCGATCTTGGCGCAAGCCTGCGCTAGGGTCTTTGGAGGATTTGCCCGGAAGTATGCTTCCAAAGTCTGTTGATGTTGTTTCAGTTCACTCTGGGGTCGATAAAAGGTCAATTCTTTGAGATTGCCGATCCCCCCAGTTTCATAATCTCGCAGATAGCTCAACAACGTTGGTTTTGTCACCCGAAGCAACCGGGTAATTTCCTGATGCGAGTATCCTTGACTTTTGAGATACAACGCTTCCATTTTTTGTTGCACACGCGGATGTGGATGGTGAAAGCGTTCGTAATGTAGTTGCTCAATCTCTTCGGCACTAAAGCTCAGTTGGATCATTGGGAGGCACCGTGCTCAACACTCAACGGTCTACCTCATTTCTACTTTATCTAGAGGGTAAAATCTATACCCCGGCAAAGTATAGCTCAACAACGTTGGTTTTGTCACCCGAAGCAACCGGGTAATTTCCTGATGCGAGTATCCTTGACTTTTGAGATACAACGCTTCCATTTTTTGTTGCACACGCGGATGTGGATGGTGAAAGCGTTCGTAATGTAGTTGCTCAATCTCTTCGGCACTAAAGCTCAGTTGGATCATTGGGAGGCACCGTGCTCAACACTCAACGGTCTACCTCATTTCTACTTTATCTAGAGGGTAAAATCTATACCCCGGCAAAGTATAGCCAAAAACCGTAGTGCCAAAAACCTGACGAAAACCCGCCTTGAGTTTGTAGTCGTTCAGTCCTACCTGGTGGGCCAGGGTCAACAGTGAGGGGGGATGTTCCAGATTGCTGAGTAAAATCTCCCTGGCATGGTAAATTCGCTCAATATCCTGGGGCTTGAGCAGGCGATAGTGGTTATTTATTTCTGGTTGATCGGTCATCTGTTCCAGTTTTAACGCAATCAGTTCAAGCGTCTTGCTCTCCAGATACAGGTAGCGAGTGATGCCCTGATAGCCACAGTTCAATAGTTGACAGGCAGCCCTTTTCATAGCTGGTGTGAGATCGCCCAGATTTAAGTAGGGTTGCTCCAGGTTCCCCTGCAAAATTCTCTGCAATTCAGGGGGCAGATCTCGTTCATAATGGTCAGAAAAGCTTTGCAATAGCCAGGATTCCACCCAGACATTGACGATCCTGAACGGTTGATGGGGGACAAATTCCCAAGCGAGGTGAGTATCAGCACCCCCAAAGGCCAGGTAATTCTGTCCGGGTGTCCGTTCTAGCGTCAGGATGGGAGTAGACTGCTGCTTACAGCGAACCCGGGAGATCCCTGAAAGATAGAAGCAAAATCTGAATGACCGGGTCTGAACCAGATACTCTTCCAGAATCAGGTCTTCGTGGGGAGTATAGTCTTCAATGCTGATTTGCAGTCCTGCCCGCAATTGGGTTTCCTGAATCCACCCACTGATGAAGGAGCCGGGCATGGTTATCCAGGTTTCGGGTCCCTGAGCCTGCTGCGTGAATCCGTAGGTTTTCAGCGCTTTGTACCAGTCGTCGTCGATTTGCGGCAGGGTCAGTTTCATGGTGGTGAATGACAGTTGTGGTGAATGACAATTAGCAGGGATGCAATGTGGGGAGAGATTAAAATAAAAGGGTGATTTCAAACAAGCGCGATGGTAACGACTCCAGAACCCAGGCTATCAGTTCCCCCATTAGAAAATGGCGATCGCCTTTCCCGGTCTGAATTTGAGCGGCGATATGAAGCCATGCCGCACTTAAAGAAAGCTGAACTGGTTGAGGGAGTGGTTTATATGGCATCGCCGCTGAGAATTAAAAGTCATGGGGAACCGCACGGAGACATTATTGGTTGGTTATGGACTTATAAAACCGCCACTCCGGGCGTGGTTCTGGGCATTGAACCGACCGTGCGACTGGATCTGGAGAATGAACCTCAACCGGATGCGGTGTTGCTGGTGCCAGGGAGACAGGCAACCATTGGTGCAGATGACTATATTGAAGGGGCGCCAGAACTGGTGGTGGAAGTGGCGGCGAGTAGTGTGGCGATCGATTTGCATGATAAGAAACGTGCCTATCGTCGGAATCAAGTGCGAGAGTATATTGTTTGGCGAACATTAGAGGGGCAGTTGGATTGGTTTGTGCTGGAGGCGGATGACTATGTGAATCAGCAACCGGATGTTCAGGGTGTAGTTCGCAGCAAAGCCTTTCCCGGTTTGTGGTTGGCGGTGTCGGCGCTTTTGTCAGGCGAGATGACAACCGTGTTATCGGTGTTACAGCAGGGATTAAATTCATCGGAGCATCAAGCGTTTTTACAACAGTTAAGTGATTAGCGGGAAGGCTTTAGACTTCATGTGGTCAGTCAGATGGTAGAACAATCAACACTCAGGAGAGATCATGAACCGACAGGAATTACTTTCTCGTATTGCCATCAATTCCAACATTTGCTTTGGCAAACCTTGTATCAAAGGTCATCGCATCTGGGTTTCTCTAATTTTGGATTTTCTTGCCAGCGGCATGACCATTCCAGAACTGCTAGAAGAGTATCCACAGTTGCAGGTTGAAGATATTTATGCCTGTATTGCTTACGGGGCTGAAATGTCTCGTGAACGGTACATTGAAATTCCTTTGGAGAAGCCCGCGTGAGGTTGAAGCTTGATGAAAATTTAGGAACGCAGGGAGCAAATTTATTACGGCAAGCAGGGCATAATGTGGCAACCGTTGCCGAACAGGGGTTAGAGTCTACAGCTGATTCAACTCTCATTAGAATTTGCCATACAGAAGCACGATGTTTAGTAACGCTCGATTTAGACTTTGGCAATCCTCTGCAATTTAACCCGACTGAATACAGTGGCATCGCTGTGTTAAGACTGCCTACCAGAGTAACACCACAGGACTTGGTTAATGCAATCCAAACCTTGATAGGAGGTTTAGAGCGTGAGGACATTACTGGAAAATTATGGATAGTCCAACAAGAGCGCATACGCATTTATCAGCCGGATCAGTGATGAAATTACTACTCATACGGTGAGCAACGCTTTATTACTTTGGGATTGCTACGCGATAAAGTAGCGGTAATTGCCCATACAGAAGTTGGGGATGAAGCTCGCGTCATTTCAATGAGAGAGGGAACTAAACGTGAGCAAATCATTTTCTTCCAGAGCCTCTCAAACTGATTGGGAGCGGATTGACACTCGTGCGATCGCCCGTGTTCTTGCGCTTGCGATGCCACCACATGATGAATCCAGTGATGAACAAAACCGATGGGGTCAAACCCACCAATACATAGAGAATCCGCGACGGAATTCCCCAGAATGTGCCAAAATGCACCGATCCAAACTGATTGGTAATTGCTTCTGCCCGAGTCGGTTTGAGTCCATCCTGAAATCGGATCACCTCACCAGTGAATTGATCCAGATAGATGCGCGTATTGCCCCATTTATCCGTTTCCTGCGCCTGTCGTTTGCCCACGCGGAAAGGGTCTTCGGGCTTTTCAGGAAAGGACACATAGGTGGTGGTGGCATTGGAAATTACCGCATCTGCCCGTTGGATTAAGTCGGCATAGGTCAGCGGTTGCCTGCCTGGAATGGGTTTGGAAATGGGGTCAGGCGGCTGAGGGGTGAGGGTAACGGCATGAATGGCTTCGGTCA is from Leptothermofonsia sichuanensis E412 and encodes:
- a CDS encoding GIY-YIG nuclease family protein; its protein translation is MAISGEQTGGEQTSLFSTAELRGCYTIHKPSELPISQDALQSWKQRVFQYQRHVAGRETARQKSLFDLAPTVGEMVDLIHPFDLPPQNIEFWRWQEGGEGVSALYFVIDYVLPILLYVGETVKSNMRWKGEHDCKRYILNYVAAHRPHGLPVSVNIGFWAQAPVKTRDRQQLESALIDKWRSPFNKENWEFWGTPFVGGK
- a CDS encoding DUF5615 family PIN-like protein: MKLDENLGTQGANLLRQAGHNVATVAEQGLESTADSTLIRICHTEARCLVTLDLDFGNPLQFNPTEYSGIAVLRLPTRVTPQDLVNAIQTLIGGLEREDITGKLWIVQQERIRIYQPDQ
- a CDS encoding HEAT repeat domain-containing protein, whose amino-acid sequence is MKISELEQISAQLESKSTRDRMLALVALRDVSPADAVPLIKKVLYDESIQIRSMAIFALGLKPTEESFPLLLNLLVNDKDYGARADAAGAMGYLCDPRAFEPLVRAFYEDTDWLVRFSAAVSLGNLKDPRAYDVLIKALDSQEIVLQQAAIAALGEIKAVEAVDHILRFAQAEDWLVRQRLAEALGNMPTPKSISALKYLSKDSHYQVAEAARLSLQQLEKGDG
- a CDS encoding helix-turn-helix domain-containing protein, whose translation is MAGVTSVKVKESLDELVQQLQQVETPKDKERLQVLYWLKQEKPPSIGAIAKAIGKHRNTVGRWLLQYREGGVSAMLERKVSSGGVRKIPQWAEEVLAKRLKNSEHGFASYGAVQQWLAEELGVEAEYHAVYQMTRYRLQAKLKVARPQNIKQDCERRESFKKTLQMTWSC
- a CDS encoding Uma2 family endonuclease, which encodes MVTTPEPRLSVPPLENGDRLSRSEFERRYEAMPHLKKAELVEGVVYMASPLRIKSHGEPHGDIIGWLWTYKTATPGVVLGIEPTVRLDLENEPQPDAVLLVPGRQATIGADDYIEGAPELVVEVAASSVAIDLHDKKRAYRRNQVREYIVWRTLEGQLDWFVLEADDYVNQQPDVQGVVRSKAFPGLWLAVSALLSGEMTTVLSVLQQGLNSSEHQAFLQQLSD
- a CDS encoding AraC family transcriptional regulator → MKLTLPQIDDDWYKALKTYGFTQQAQGPETWITMPGSFISGWIQETQLRAGLQISIEDYTPHEDLILEEYLVQTRSFRFCFYLSGISRVRCKQQSTPILTLERTPGQNYLAFGGADTHLAWEFVPHQPFRIVNVWVESWLLQSFSDHYERDLPPELQRILQGNLEQPYLNLGDLTPAMKRAACQLLNCGYQGITRYLYLESKTLELIALKLEQMTDQPEINNHYRLLKPQDIERIYHAREILLSNLEHPPSLLTLAHQVGLNDYKLKAGFRQVFGTTVFGYTLPGYRFYPLDKVEMR
- a CDS encoding IS630 family transposase, which translates into the protein MSQYARQVIQEERPIRYFAQDESRFGLKTLIGRLITACGIKPIGQWLWLFKAFWLYGAVEPATGESFFLQFSHVDTACYQAFLEEFSKAYPDSLNILQVDNGRFHSSKDLVVPENVILLFQPAYCPELNPIERLWEYLKADLKWASFKTLEQLQAKVDQLLAQLTPEVIASITGYSFILNALSALNPI
- a CDS encoding DUF433 domain-containing protein encodes the protein MNRQELLSRIAINSNICFGKPCIKGHRIWVSLILDFLASGMTIPELLEEYPQLQVEDIYACIAYGAEMSRERYIEIPLEKPA